A stretch of the Acidobacteriota bacterium genome encodes the following:
- a CDS encoding SRPBCC family protein: MANVTVTRRIDAPADVVFRTVAQVEQFSQAVPGILRVEFLSEVKSGVGARFRETRMMMGREASTELEVTEHVENERVRIVSEAGGALWDTVFTVVPDGEGAELKMVMDAQPQTTSARMTMPLVLGMVRTAVEKDMDAVKAFCERPSQQAPQ, encoded by the coding sequence ATGGCGAACGTGACCGTAACCCGGCGGATCGACGCGCCCGCCGATGTGGTGTTCCGCACCGTCGCGCAGGTCGAGCAGTTCTCGCAGGCCGTGCCGGGCATCCTGCGGGTCGAGTTCCTTTCGGAGGTGAAGTCGGGCGTCGGCGCGCGCTTTCGCGAGACGCGCATGATGATGGGGCGCGAGGCGTCGACGGAGCTGGAGGTCACGGAGCACGTCGAGAACGAGCGGGTGCGGATCGTGTCCGAGGCCGGCGGCGCGCTCTGGGATACCGTCTTCACGGTCGTTCCCGACGGGGAGGGCGCCGAACTGAAGATGGTGATGGACGCCCAACCACAGACGACAAGCGCCCGCATGACCATGCCGCTCGTGCTCGGCATGGTACGGACGGCGGTCGAGAAGGACATGGACGCGGTGAAGGCGTTCTGCGAACGTCCGTCGCAGCAGGCGCCGCAATAG